A single window of bacterium DNA harbors:
- a CDS encoding sigma 54-interacting transcriptional regulator, producing the protein MSNSESEPQTQLLEMEETRDVVSLRKCQLKVISGPDEKKKFDLNRKVTRIGKKEDNDIALLDNTVSRHHIEIEMTADSYLLKDTNSTNGTFINGLKVKEAYLSPGDVIKIGNSEIEFVAFDEKVRIEPSPLQVFGELVGKSKKMRQIFALLEKVAPSLATVIIEGETGTGKELVAKAIHSASQRKDKPFIVFDCSAVAPTLIESELFGHEKGAFTGAIKQRKGAFEAAYGGTVFLDEIGELTLDLQPKLLRALEQREVKRVGSNEKVDLDVRVVCATNRDLRKEVDEGRFREDLYYRLSVVKVHLPALRERAEDIPLIIKKFLELGRFNRLPDGKLKVIRVEDDALKLLQRYQWPGNVRELANV; encoded by the coding sequence ATGTCGAATTCGGAATCAGAGCCGCAAACTCAATTGTTGGAGATGGAAGAAACCCGCGACGTCGTTTCCCTGCGGAAATGTCAGCTGAAGGTCATCTCGGGGCCCGATGAGAAGAAAAAATTCGATCTCAACCGCAAAGTCACCCGGATCGGCAAAAAGGAAGACAACGACATCGCCCTGCTCGACAACACCGTGAGCCGCCATCACATCGAGATCGAGATGACCGCCGACTCCTACCTGCTGAAGGACACCAACAGCACCAACGGCACCTTCATCAACGGCCTCAAGGTCAAGGAAGCCTATTTGAGCCCCGGCGACGTGATCAAGATCGGCAACAGCGAGATCGAGTTCGTCGCTTTCGACGAAAAGGTCCGGATCGAGCCCTCGCCCCTCCAGGTCTTCGGCGAGCTGGTCGGCAAGAGCAAGAAGATGCGCCAGATCTTCGCCCTATTGGAGAAGGTCGCGCCCAGTCTGGCCACCGTCATCATCGAGGGCGAAACCGGCACCGGCAAGGAGCTGGTCGCCAAGGCCATCCACAGCGCCAGCCAGCGCAAGGACAAGCCTTTCATCGTCTTCGACTGCTCGGCGGTGGCGCCGACCCTGATCGAGTCCGAGCTCTTCGGCCACGAGAAAGGCGCCTTCACCGGCGCGATCAAGCAGCGCAAGGGCGCCTTCGAGGCGGCCTACGGCGGGACCGTCTTCCTCGACGAAATCGGCGAGCTGACCCTCGACCTCCAACCCAAGCTGTTGCGGGCCCTGGAGCAGCGTGAGGTCAAGCGGGTCGGCAGCAACGAGAAGGTCGATCTCGACGTCCGGGTGGTTTGCGCCACCAACCGCGACCTGCGCAAAGAGGTCGACGAGGGCCGCTTCCGCGAGGACCTCTATTACCGCCTCTCGGTCGTCAAGGTTCACTTGCCGGCGCTCCGCGAGCGGGCCGAGGATATCCCGCTCATCATCAAGAAATTCCTGGAGCTCGGCCGTTTCAACCGTTTGCCCGACGGCAAGCTCAAGGTCATCCGGGTCGAGGACGACGCCTTGAAGCTGCTCCAGCGCTATCAATGGCCGGGCAACGTCCGCGAGCTGGCCAACGT
- a CDS encoding PEGA domain-containing protein: protein MAEFHPKPFGKYFLIEKLATGGMAEIYKAKTFGVDGFEKILAIKRILPHCAVDKEFISMLVDEAKLSVLLSHTNIVQVYDLGKVGDDYFISMEFINGINLREVLNRAKEISEKFTEEIVVYILSETCKGLDYAHSKKDNESKPLNIVHRDISPQNILLSFEGEVKIVDFGIAKAAMNISHTMAGILKGKISYMSPEQALGKPIDRKTDIFSTGLILYELLTGEKLFTGETQFEVLKKIRTTRLNENSFPESIPIGLRKILAKALAYSVKDRYDNAGDMQIDLTRYLYSTYIDFTPRKLSTLMRKLFAQEIQTKSGEIKGDDVAIDSKTRSVMIDAVAQQNLVHRDNDEVTGGFPEKQPTQTFIESFISGQDEGTGTAIGVPEITRTNQGLEPQTPTPKPEPKPAPVAPPKPAAAKPAPSPAVPAAPKTKGSKKWLAYPAAAVLLLATALGTYFGTDWFKPKPPPVVVTGVLQVSSTPAGAQVFLNDKDSGQVTPATLKDLKVGEPQKVTLKKAKFKDWTQTLSLADPNPVTLNPTLEVIPVGMIKVVTTPPGAKIFIDGKDSGKVSPASFEELPLSQTVSLRLELDKHRPVEERVTVYSIEPMEINKKLEEIIMAPIRVASTPPGAKIFLDSNDTGLVTPATLPEQEIGKRYTVRLARQGYQDLVRSVDLSDKQGASVQERLVKVDEKTPEQIAQEKARQEAERQKQLEAQRLKEQQLAQEKLNQAKDPKEIERLKQQEAERQKQLQAQREKEQREKEQREKEQQKETTPPEAAGETFVALSSNPKGADVFINGVRKGSSPGRWKVAAGTPLEITISKSGLSTVTRVVTLRPGETRNLGTISLGGGTTEGKPGEGAGIVMVDSNPPGAMVLLNGQPQKSTPLRIKGLRPATTHTITVKKDGYQTWSTSFTVTEGTKSFMANLKKL from the coding sequence ATGGCGGAGTTCCACCCAAAACCCTTCGGCAAGTACTTCCTGATCGAGAAGCTCGCCACCGGCGGCATGGCCGAGATCTATAAGGCCAAGACCTTCGGCGTCGACGGCTTCGAGAAGATCCTCGCGATCAAGCGAATCCTGCCCCACTGCGCCGTCGACAAAGAGTTCATCAGCATGCTGGTCGACGAGGCCAAGCTCTCGGTCTTGCTCAGCCACACCAACATCGTTCAGGTCTACGATCTGGGCAAGGTCGGCGACGACTACTTCATCTCGATGGAGTTCATCAACGGCATCAACCTCCGGGAGGTGCTGAACCGGGCCAAGGAGATCAGCGAGAAGTTCACCGAAGAGATCGTCGTCTACATCCTCAGCGAGACCTGCAAGGGCTTGGATTACGCCCATTCCAAGAAGGACAACGAGAGCAAGCCGCTCAACATCGTCCACCGCGACATCAGCCCCCAGAACATCCTGCTGAGCTTCGAGGGCGAGGTGAAGATCGTCGACTTCGGCATCGCCAAGGCCGCGATGAACATCAGCCACACCATGGCCGGCATCCTCAAGGGCAAGATCAGCTACATGTCGCCGGAGCAGGCCCTGGGCAAGCCGATCGACCGCAAGACCGACATCTTCTCCACCGGCCTGATCCTTTACGAGCTGCTGACCGGCGAAAAGCTCTTCACCGGCGAAACCCAATTCGAGGTCCTCAAGAAGATCCGCACCACCCGCTTGAACGAAAACTCCTTCCCGGAGTCGATTCCGATCGGGCTTCGCAAAATCCTGGCCAAGGCCTTGGCCTACTCGGTCAAAGACCGCTACGACAACGCCGGCGACATGCAGATCGACCTGACCCGGTACCTCTATTCGACCTATATCGATTTCACGCCCCGCAAGCTGTCGACCTTGATGCGCAAGCTCTTCGCCCAGGAGATCCAGACCAAGTCGGGCGAAATCAAGGGCGACGACGTCGCCATCGACTCCAAAACCCGCTCGGTGATGATCGACGCGGTGGCCCAGCAAAACCTCGTCCACCGGGACAACGACGAGGTCACCGGCGGCTTCCCCGAGAAGCAGCCGACTCAGACCTTCATCGAGTCCTTCATCTCCGGCCAGGACGAAGGCACCGGAACGGCGATCGGGGTGCCCGAGATCACTCGGACCAACCAGGGCTTGGAGCCCCAAACTCCGACGCCCAAGCCCGAGCCGAAGCCGGCTCCGGTGGCCCCGCCCAAGCCGGCGGCGGCCAAGCCAGCCCCCAGCCCAGCCGTTCCCGCCGCCCCCAAGACCAAGGGCAGCAAGAAATGGCTGGCCTACCCCGCCGCGGCCGTCCTCCTCCTGGCCACGGCCCTCGGCACCTACTTCGGCACCGATTGGTTCAAGCCCAAGCCGCCGCCGGTGGTGGTCACCGGCGTCCTCCAGGTCAGCTCCACGCCGGCCGGCGCCCAGGTTTTCCTCAATGACAAGGACAGCGGTCAAGTCACGCCGGCGACCCTCAAGGACCTCAAGGTCGGCGAGCCTCAAAAGGTCACCCTGAAGAAAGCCAAGTTCAAGGATTGGACCCAGACCTTGAGCCTGGCCGACCCCAATCCGGTCACGCTGAACCCAACCCTGGAGGTCATTCCGGTCGGCATGATCAAGGTCGTGACCACCCCGCCCGGCGCCAAGATTTTCATCGACGGCAAGGACAGCGGAAAGGTGAGCCCGGCCAGCTTCGAGGAGCTGCCGCTTTCCCAGACCGTCTCCTTGCGGCTCGAGCTGGACAAGCACCGGCCGGTCGAGGAGCGGGTGACGGTCTATTCCATCGAGCCGATGGAAATTAACAAGAAGCTCGAGGAGATCATCATGGCGCCGATCCGGGTCGCCTCGACTCCTCCGGGCGCCAAGATCTTCCTCGACAGCAACGATACCGGCCTGGTCACCCCGGCCACCCTGCCGGAGCAGGAGATCGGCAAGCGCTATACCGTGCGCTTGGCCCGCCAGGGTTACCAAGACCTGGTTCGATCGGTCGATTTGAGCGACAAGCAAGGCGCCTCGGTCCAGGAGCGCCTGGTCAAAGTCGACGAGAAGACGCCCGAGCAGATCGCCCAGGAAAAGGCCCGCCAAGAAGCCGAGCGCCAAAAGCAGCTCGAAGCCCAGCGCCTCAAGGAGCAGCAGCTTGCCCAGGAGAAGCTGAACCAGGCCAAGGACCCGAAGGAGATCGAGCGGCTGAAGCAACAGGAGGCCGAACGCCAAAAGCAGCTCCAGGCTCAGCGCGAAAAAGAGCAGCGCGAGAAGGAGCAAAGGGAGAAAGAGCAGCAGAAGGAGACGACTCCGCCCGAGGCCGCCGGCGAAACTTTCGTCGCCCTTTCGAGCAACCCCAAGGGGGCCGACGTCTTCATCAACGGCGTCCGCAAGGGCAGCTCACCGGGACGCTGGAAAGTCGCGGCCGGCACTCCGCTGGAAATCACCATCAGCAAGAGCGGCCTTTCCACCGTCACCCGGGTCGTCACCCTTCGGCCGGGCGAGACCCGCAATCTCGGAACGATCAGCCTCGGCGGTGGAACCACCGAGGGCAAGCCCGGCGAAGGCGCCGGCATCGTCATGGTCGACTCCAACCCGCCCGGAGCCATGGTTTTACTCAACGGCCAACCCCAAAAGTCGACCCCGCTCCGCATCAAGGGCTTAAGGCCGGCAACGACCCATACGATCACCGTCAAGAAGGATGGCTACCAGACTTGGTCGACGAGCTTCACCGTCACCGAAGGAACCAAGTCCTTCATGGCCAATCTCAAAAAGCTATAA
- a CDS encoding zinc ribbon domain-containing protein, translating into MPVYEYQCAACQRHFEELQKVSDKPLKKCKICGGPVTRLISQTSFSLKGGGWYKDGYSSAKPKEGASSDSKPVESKAGKSSAAAKTSS; encoded by the coding sequence ATGCCGGTCTATGAATACCAGTGCGCGGCCTGCCAGCGTCACTTCGAAGAGTTGCAAAAGGTCAGCGATAAGCCCTTGAAAAAATGTAAGATTTGCGGAGGTCCGGTCACTCGGCTCATCTCCCAAACCTCATTTTCGCTCAAGGGCGGCGGTTGGTATAAAGACGGCTACTCGAGCGCCAAGCCAAAAGAAGGCGCCTCCAGCGATTCCAAGCCGGTTGAAAGCAAGGCCGGCAAGAGCTCAGCGGCGGCCAAGACATCGTCTTGA
- a CDS encoding DUF167 domain-containing protein, with protein sequence MTSLPAWLRESPKGCSLAVRVQPKAGRDRLVKVEEGHLKIQLKAPAEDGKANAALLRFLQDFFKIQRANIKILLGEKSRSKWVEISGLSAAEASAAVWSHHKS encoded by the coding sequence GTGACCAGCCTCCCGGCCTGGCTTCGGGAAAGCCCGAAAGGCTGCAGCCTGGCGGTCCGAGTCCAACCCAAGGCCGGCCGCGACCGACTGGTGAAAGTGGAAGAAGGTCATCTCAAAATTCAACTCAAGGCGCCGGCCGAAGACGGGAAAGCCAACGCGGCGCTTCTCCGCTTTCTGCAGGATTTTTTCAAAATCCAGCGCGCAAATATAAAGATCTTGCTTGGGGAGAAAAGTCGTAGCAAATGGGTGGAGATTTCAGGCCTCAGCGCGGCGGAGGCGAGCGCTGCGGTCTGGAGTCACCATAAATCCTAA
- a CDS encoding YggT family protein: MFPLGSFLVSVAKVLSILLTIYQYIILGAVIISWVNADPHNPIVRFLRQSTEPVFRPLRRLLPRALFRTGIDFTPLVAWLLIVLLENFAVATLLHYGQRLMVQP; encoded by the coding sequence ATGTTCCCGCTAGGTTCTTTTTTGGTCTCGGTCGCCAAGGTCCTCTCCATCCTGCTGACGATTTACCAATACATCATCCTCGGCGCGGTGATCATCAGCTGGGTCAATGCCGATCCGCACAATCCGATCGTCCGCTTCCTTCGCCAATCGACCGAGCCGGTATTCCGGCCGCTGCGGCGCCTCCTGCCACGGGCGCTATTCCGCACCGGCATCGACTTCACGCCGCTCGTCGCCTGGCTTCTCATCGTTCTGTTGGAGAACTTCGCCGTCGCCACCCTCCTCCACTACGGCCAGCGCCTGATGGTTCAACCGTGA
- the proC gene encoding pyrroline-5-carboxylate reductase: MKKSSSHYRHGFLGAGKMAQALLKGLLKSGLARPQDVLVSRKSKAELARLGRELKVATTADNLELAAGCRWIWLGIKPFQAREVLTEIAPALPKDAVVLSMLAGISCKTLRRWLGAGPGLVRFMPNTPALIGQGMTGVYFDPKVKPATRRETLRILDALGETLEVKNEARLDAVTGLSGSGPAFVYYLADALAEGGRQAGLKMSEARRLAYQTLRGAVGLLQSTGLAPEELIAQVVSKGGTTEAGLKVLSDAKVAEKVSRAVARASRRATEIKEQNECSR; this comes from the coding sequence ATGAAGAAAAGCTCTTCGCATTACCGACACGGCTTTCTCGGCGCCGGCAAGATGGCTCAGGCCCTGCTGAAGGGCTTGCTGAAATCGGGCTTGGCCCGTCCGCAAGACGTCCTCGTCTCCCGAAAATCGAAGGCGGAGCTGGCTCGGCTGGGACGGGAGCTCAAAGTCGCCACCACCGCCGACAACCTCGAGCTGGCCGCCGGCTGCCGTTGGATCTGGCTCGGCATCAAGCCATTCCAGGCTCGAGAGGTATTGACCGAAATCGCGCCGGCCTTGCCGAAAGACGCGGTGGTTCTCTCGATGTTGGCCGGCATTTCATGCAAGACCCTGCGCCGGTGGCTGGGCGCCGGCCCCGGCCTGGTTCGATTCATGCCCAACACGCCGGCTTTGATCGGGCAAGGCATGACCGGCGTCTACTTCGACCCCAAGGTCAAGCCCGCGACTCGGCGCGAAACTCTTCGCATCCTCGATGCTCTGGGCGAAACTCTTGAAGTGAAAAACGAAGCCCGGCTCGACGCCGTCACCGGTTTGAGCGGAAGCGGCCCGGCCTTTGTCTACTATTTGGCGGACGCCTTGGCCGAGGGCGGCCGGCAAGCCGGCCTGAAAATGAGCGAAGCCCGGCGCCTCGCCTATCAAACGCTGCGCGGGGCCGTTGGGCTGTTGCAGAGCACCGGCTTGGCGCCCGAGGAGCTGATCGCCCAAGTGGTCAGCAAGGGCGGAACCACCGAGGCCGGCTTGAAAGTCCTATCCGACGCCAAGGTCGCCGAAAAGGTCAGCCGCGCGGTGGCCCGAGCCAGCCGGCGAGCCACCGAGATCAAGGAGCAGAACGAATGTTCCCGCTAG
- a CDS encoding YggS family pyridoxal phosphate-dependent enzyme, with protein MEGNLRQVQDRVAAALARAGRPPNSVTLVGVSKAQSAAKIRELARLGLRDFGENYVQEWLGKRRELENADPTLASRLRWHFIGHLQSNKAREALSADLIHSVDSLKLARKLSEAALKAGKVQALLWELNLAGEATKSGMSADVLRRELPAYAALPGLRWRGLMTMPPPAEDPEASRPYFRRLKSLLDEIRASGFFDPGLVELSMGMSQDYEVAVEEGATLIRVGSRLFGPRI; from the coding sequence ATGGAAGGGAACCTACGCCAAGTTCAGGATCGCGTTGCTGCGGCCCTGGCCCGGGCCGGCCGCCCGCCGAATTCGGTGACCTTGGTCGGAGTTTCCAAGGCCCAATCGGCGGCCAAAATCCGGGAGCTGGCCCGGCTCGGTCTCCGCGACTTCGGCGAGAACTATGTCCAAGAGTGGCTGGGCAAGCGGCGGGAGCTCGAAAATGCCGATCCGACCCTCGCTTCCCGGCTTCGCTGGCACTTCATCGGCCACCTCCAGAGCAACAAGGCCCGGGAGGCCCTCAGCGCCGATCTCATCCACTCGGTCGACTCATTGAAGCTGGCCCGGAAACTTTCGGAGGCCGCGCTCAAGGCCGGAAAAGTCCAAGCCCTTCTCTGGGAGCTAAACTTGGCCGGCGAAGCCACCAAGTCGGGAATGAGCGCCGATGTACTCCGGCGGGAGCTGCCGGCATACGCCGCCTTGCCGGGCCTCCGCTGGCGCGGGCTCATGACGATGCCGCCGCCGGCCGAGGACCCCGAAGCCTCCCGGCCTTATTTTCGCCGGCTCAAATCGCTGCTTGACGAAATCCGGGCTTCGGGATTCTTTGACCCAGGCCTGGTCGAATTATCGATGGGCATGAGCCAGGACTATGAAGTCGCCGTGGAGGAAGGTGCCACCTTGATCCGCGTCGGCAGCCGGCTCTTCGGACCTCGGATATGA